The following are encoded in a window of Sulfitobacter sp. S190 genomic DNA:
- a CDS encoding cell wall metabolism sensor histidine kinase WalK produces MLNRRLLGHAVSAQQDPQVIVGQIRDYCEAGIRLQTQRRISFGAALLLGAVYISSVYALITLILISLTEIYDTRTFQLSRTLDRNDPDQVRRIMRRIYLGMLTSAGTIAFFAISMALLEQASGHFMALFFVLSAAVFAAMNTHQLMAVLAVRLLIYGGVFLFIPLYDIISLQAPLSSELWVHFFTSVFVVYFIIDCSTVAIRLYRTNRAQMRALKIENERAKTALQAKTEFLSTVSHELRTPLTSIKASLDMTLSGAFGEMPERSEQVLTIAQRNATRLSQLINELLDLQKIEVGKMKFDMQPLNVATLVTGSVADNVSYAENLGVTLKMLPVDTGVQVLGDQQRLEQVVTNLLSNAAKFSDAGSVVKIRVEADAEHVTLQVIDEGTGLSRDDHSKVFDSFSQLDASDRRKVGGTGLGLNISKRIVEAHDGTIDYTPNPDKGTTFTVTLARYERARMKPLEEEEAAPADAPALRASGTAT; encoded by the coding sequence ATGTTGAACCGCAGATTATTGGGCCATGCTGTCAGCGCGCAGCAAGACCCGCAGGTGATCGTCGGACAGATTCGCGACTACTGCGAGGCGGGAATTCGACTGCAAACGCAGCGGCGGATCAGCTTTGGTGCGGCGCTGCTGCTGGGGGCGGTCTACATCAGTTCGGTCTATGCGCTGATCACGCTGATCCTGATCAGCCTGACAGAGATTTACGATACCCGCACGTTCCAGCTGTCGCGCACGCTCGACCGGAACGACCCCGATCAGGTCCGGCGGATCATGCGGCGCATTTATCTGGGGATGCTGACGAGCGCCGGCACAATCGCGTTTTTCGCGATTTCCATGGCCCTGCTGGAACAGGCATCTGGGCATTTCATGGCCCTTTTCTTTGTGCTGTCGGCGGCGGTTTTCGCGGCCATGAACACCCATCAGCTGATGGCGGTGCTGGCGGTGAGGCTGCTCATTTACGGCGGTGTTTTCCTGTTCATACCGCTTTACGACATCATATCGCTGCAGGCGCCGCTGAGTTCCGAATTGTGGGTTCATTTCTTCACGAGCGTCTTTGTCGTCTATTTCATCATCGACTGTTCGACGGTCGCGATACGGCTATACCGGACCAACCGCGCGCAGATGCGGGCGCTCAAGATCGAGAACGAGCGGGCAAAGACCGCGCTGCAGGCAAAGACCGAGTTCCTCTCTACGGTAAGCCACGAACTGCGCACGCCGCTGACGTCGATAAAGGCATCGCTCGACATGACGTTGTCGGGTGCATTCGGCGAGATGCCCGAACGCTCCGAGCAGGTTCTGACGATCGCGCAGCGCAATGCCACGCGGTTGAGCCAGTTGATCAACGAATTGCTGGATCTGCAAAAGATCGAGGTCGGCAAAATGAAGTTCGACATGCAACCGCTCAACGTGGCCACGCTTGTCACGGGGTCGGTGGCCGATAACGTGTCTTACGCCGAAAACCTTGGCGTGACGCTGAAAATGCTGCCGGTGGATACCGGCGTTCAGGTGTTGGGCGACCAGCAGAGGCTGGAACAGGTGGTGACCAACCTGCTATCGAATGCCGCGAAATTTTCGGATGCGGGCAGTGTGGTGAAAATCAGGGTGGAGGCCGACGCGGAGCACGTGACGCTGCAGGTCATTGACGAAGGGACCGGTTTGTCCCGCGACGATCACAGCAAGGTCTTTGACAGCTTCAGCCAGCTGGATGCCTCCGACCGGCGCAAAGTGGGGGGCACGGGTCTGGGGCTCAACATCTCCAAGCGGATTGTCGAGGCGCATGACGGTACCATCGATTACACTCCGAACCCCGACAAGGGCACCACCTTCACCGTCACGCTGGCGCGTTACGAAAGAGCGCGGATGAAACCACTTGAGGAAGAGGAAGCGGCGCCTGCCGACGCGCCCGCGCTCAGGGCGTCGGGAACTGCGACATGA
- a CDS encoding FAD-dependent oxidoreductase codes for MTRNKQLLLIGGGHTHALVLAGMRRSPWPGIDVTVVNPGQVAPYSGMLPGFVAGHYTRSALEIDLAALTDFENCTWCDGRAVGLDPGTRQIRLESGAPLSYDLCSFDVGITTRMPDLAGFADHAVPAKPLADFAGAWDRYRAGSDPAHVAVIGGGVAGAELSMAMAYALRGGTRDTRVHLFDRSDMLSELSEPMRNRMMRALARNGVTCHADTAITHVTQNAVHLSQGAPVAADFIVGVAGALPHRWVGDTGLTLSDGFIAVDASLQSSEPGVFAVGDCAEMTHDPRPKAGVYAVRQAPILAHNLQAQLSGGQMRAYHPQADYLKLISLGRKSALGSFWGIPVAGGHVWQLKNWIDQRFMSQFPTP; via the coding sequence ATGACCAGAAACAAACAGCTCCTCCTGATCGGTGGCGGGCACACCCACGCGCTTGTGCTGGCCGGGATGCGGCGCAGTCCCTGGCCCGGTATCGATGTCACGGTGGTGAACCCCGGACAGGTCGCGCCCTATTCGGGGATGCTGCCGGGGTTTGTGGCGGGCCATTACACCCGCTCGGCGCTCGAGATTGACCTCGCCGCCCTGACCGATTTCGAGAATTGCACATGGTGCGACGGGCGGGCGGTCGGGCTCGACCCGGGCACACGGCAGATCCGCTTGGAAAGCGGCGCGCCATTGTCCTACGACCTGTGCAGCTTCGATGTCGGCATCACCACACGGATGCCAGACCTCGCGGGGTTCGCCGATCACGCGGTACCGGCCAAACCGCTGGCCGATTTTGCCGGGGCCTGGGACCGCTACCGCGCGGGGTCCGATCCGGCGCATGTCGCGGTGATCGGCGGCGGTGTCGCCGGGGCCGAACTGTCGATGGCGATGGCATACGCGCTTCGGGGCGGGACGCGCGACACGCGGGTACATCTTTTTGATCGCAGCGACATGCTGTCCGAATTGTCCGAACCGATGCGTAACCGGATGATGCGCGCGCTTGCGCGGAACGGTGTAACCTGCCACGCGGACACGGCGATCACACACGTCACGCAAAACGCGGTGCATCTGTCACAGGGCGCGCCGGTCGCGGCAGATTTTATTGTTGGCGTTGCAGGAGCGCTGCCGCATCGTTGGGTGGGCGACACCGGATTGACCCTCTCCGACGGGTTCATCGCGGTCGACGCATCGCTGCAAAGCAGTGAACCGGGCGTTTTCGCAGTAGGGGATTGTGCCGAAATGACCCACGATCCGCGCCCCAAGGCCGGTGTTTACGCCGTACGGCAAGCGCCCATCCTCGCCCATAACCTGCAAGCGCAGCTGTCGGGCGGGCAAATGCGCGCCTATCACCCGCAGGCGGATTATCTCAAGCTGATCTCCCTGGGGCGCAAATCGGCTCTAGGCAGCTTCTGGGGCATACCCGTCGCCGGAGGACACGTCTGGCAGCTGAAAAACTGGATCGACCAGCGTTTCATGTCGCAGTTCCCGACGCCCTGA
- a CDS encoding GntR family transcriptional regulator, which yields MSLKTAKKPAARDKDALTRTLEMEIIFGRLFPNQRLIEDELMERFGQSRHRVRQSIDALVLGGLAVRETNKGAHVCSYSSTEIREMYELRSVLQTAALTRMALPLAADDIRNLRDLHARHVAASTDGDLTEVFHIDNAFHAAIFGATPNAVMAEAIAVQAKRTHPIRSLNFNSDQYLNEAQTEHAAMIDALESGDRETLIALHDQHIMRPMHAYLQQYGLDPKA from the coding sequence ATGAGCTTGAAAACTGCGAAGAAACCGGCCGCCAGAGACAAGGATGCTCTGACACGGACGCTCGAGATGGAAATCATTTTCGGGCGGCTTTTCCCGAACCAGCGGCTGATCGAGGATGAATTGATGGAGCGGTTCGGCCAGTCGCGCCACCGCGTGCGCCAGTCGATCGATGCGCTTGTCCTCGGCGGTCTTGCCGTGCGCGAGACCAACAAGGGCGCGCATGTCTGCAGCTATTCGTCGACCGAGATACGCGAGATGTACGAATTGCGCAGCGTGTTGCAGACGGCCGCGCTGACCCGCATGGCGCTGCCGCTGGCGGCCGACGATATCCGCAATCTGCGCGATCTGCACGCCCGCCATGTCGCCGCAAGCACCGACGGCGACCTGACCGAGGTGTTTCACATCGACAACGCGTTTCACGCGGCGATCTTTGGCGCGACGCCCAACGCCGTGATGGCAGAAGCGATTGCCGTGCAGGCGAAACGCACCCATCCGATCCGCTCGCTGAACTTCAACAGCGATCAATATCTCAACGAGGCGCAGACCGAACATGCGGCGATGATCGATGCGTTGGAAAGCGGAGACCGCGAGACGCTGATTGCCCTGCACGACCAGCACATCATGCGGCCCATGCACGCCTATCTTCAGCAGTACGGGCTTGACCCCAAAGCGTAA
- a CDS encoding SDR family oxidoreductase, producing MRLSDKSAIVTGGASGFGAGIVRKFLAEGARVMIADINGDAADAMAKELGDKAVAQRVDVADGASVAQMAEAAQKLLGRVDILVNNAGVTHLPAAMETVSEEDFDRVFAVNCKSVFLTARSLVPVMKAQGAGVILNVASTAGVSPRPRLNWYNASKGWMNNATKGMAVELAPDGIRVNALNPVAGETPLLASFMGEDTPQMRAKFLSTIPLGRFSTPEDMGNAACFLCSDEAGMITGVCMEVDGGRCI from the coding sequence ATGCGACTGAGCGACAAATCGGCAATCGTTACCGGGGGCGCTTCGGGCTTCGGCGCGGGAATCGTGCGCAAGTTTCTGGCCGAAGGCGCGCGGGTCATGATCGCGGACATCAACGGGGACGCCGCAGATGCGATGGCCAAGGAGTTGGGCGACAAGGCGGTCGCGCAACGCGTAGATGTGGCCGACGGTGCCAGCGTCGCGCAGATGGCTGAGGCTGCGCAAAAGTTGCTCGGCCGGGTCGATATTCTGGTCAACAACGCGGGGGTGACCCACCTGCCCGCCGCAATGGAAACGGTGAGCGAAGAGGATTTCGACCGTGTGTTTGCCGTCAATTGCAAATCCGTTTTTCTGACAGCGCGGTCCCTGGTGCCGGTGATGAAGGCGCAAGGGGCAGGCGTGATCCTGAACGTGGCGTCGACCGCAGGCGTCAGCCCGCGACCGCGGCTGAATTGGTATAACGCGTCGAAGGGTTGGATGAACAACGCAACCAAAGGGATGGCCGTCGAGTTGGCGCCCGACGGCATTCGGGTAAATGCGCTGAACCCTGTGGCCGGCGAAACCCCTCTGCTCGCCAGTTTTATGGGCGAGGACACGCCACAGATGCGCGCGAAATTCCTGTCGACGATCCCGTTGGGCCGGTTTTCCACCCCCGAGGACATGGGCAACGCCGCGTGCTTCCTGTGCTCGGACGAAGCGGGCATGATCACCGGCGTTTGCATGGAAGTCGATGGCGGACGCTGCATCTAG
- a CDS encoding two-component system response regulator has product MKILAVDDDPIILELLVQFMATVGQHDLVTAESGPAALALLETAEEGSFDCFMLDIQMPGMDGMELARTIRALPDYSESPIVMLTAMSEKRYIDGAFHAGATDYVTKPFDITELKTRIGVVEQLAKSNRARTDKIFSAKSLQGKGSVMETDAVALHDPMSLHDVDNVIECTAMENYVAQLSRSSLFGSTVFAFTLRKIDQMHEALSGAEFKFLIEDVAEVISDTLTGHQFLMSYAGNGTYVCITESGWRPDMSRLTDQVNLYLSRAQIMSNDGQELHPRVSSGSAIRLVWKSGDQIMNALGQAQGTAEEAAIEYERLKTDFFQFGRTA; this is encoded by the coding sequence ATGAAAATTCTGGCGGTTGATGACGATCCCATCATTCTCGAACTGCTGGTTCAGTTCATGGCGACAGTCGGCCAACACGATCTGGTCACGGCAGAGAGCGGACCGGCGGCGCTGGCGTTGCTGGAGACGGCGGAAGAGGGCAGTTTCGACTGCTTCATGCTTGATATCCAGATGCCCGGCATGGACGGGATGGAACTCGCCCGTACGATCCGCGCCCTGCCCGACTATAGCGAAAGCCCGATTGTGATGCTCACCGCGATGTCGGAAAAGCGCTACATCGACGGCGCATTTCACGCGGGTGCCACGGACTATGTAACCAAACCTTTCGATATCACCGAGTTGAAAACGCGCATCGGTGTTGTCGAGCAACTGGCCAAGTCCAATCGCGCCCGCACGGACAAGATTTTTTCGGCGAAATCGCTGCAGGGCAAGGGATCGGTCATGGAGACCGATGCCGTTGCGCTGCACGATCCGATGTCGCTGCACGACGTCGATAATGTGATCGAATGTACGGCGATGGAGAACTATGTCGCGCAGCTGTCACGCAGCTCTCTGTTCGGCTCGACTGTGTTTGCTTTCACGCTGCGCAAGATCGACCAGATGCACGAGGCGCTGAGCGGTGCGGAATTCAAGTTTCTGATCGAGGATGTGGCCGAAGTCATTTCGGACACGCTGACCGGACATCAGTTCCTGATGTCCTACGCTGGCAACGGCACATATGTCTGCATCACCGAAAGCGGCTGGCGGCCGGATATGTCGCGGCTGACGGACCAGGTGAACCTGTATCTGAGCCGCGCACAAATCATGTCGAACGACGGGCAAGAGCTGCACCCCCGCGTCAGCAGCGGCTCTGCGATCCGTCTGGTCTGGAAATCCGGTGACCAGATCATGAATGCGCTTGGCCAGGCTCAGGGAACGGCCGAAGAGGCGGCTATTGAATACGAACGGCTGAAAACAGACTTTTTCCAATTCGGGAGAACCGCATGA
- a CDS encoding Hpt domain-containing protein has translation MNAVALELPGLDRIRARFVDMLDERQSTIAQHALNAWDGETVEQINGNLEAAKGILHQIAGTAGTVGFQDLGQSAHECEVEIINHLEGPYADLAICPGEIIWRIDSFVAACAQIKE, from the coding sequence ATGAACGCTGTTGCACTTGAATTGCCGGGTCTGGACCGGATCCGCGCGCGGTTTGTCGATATGCTGGACGAGCGTCAATCCACCATCGCACAGCATGCGCTGAACGCTTGGGATGGTGAAACCGTCGAACAGATCAACGGCAACCTCGAAGCGGCAAAGGGGATATTGCACCAGATCGCCGGGACCGCAGGTACGGTCGGGTTTCAGGACCTCGGCCAAAGCGCGCATGAATGCGAGGTCGAGATCATCAACCATCTTGAAGGGCCCTATGCCGATCTCGCCATATGCCCGGGTGAAATCATCTGGCGGATCGACAGTTTCGTCGCGGCCTGTGCCCAGATAAAGGAATGA
- a CDS encoding response regulator: MIKLLHVEDDADIREIAKLSLELSGEFEVVQCETGPDALAKVETYTPDIILLDMMMPGMTGKETLQLMRKMESLKDTPAVFMTARAQESELDELRAIGAAEVISKPFDPMSLGEQIKQAMG, from the coding sequence ATGATCAAGCTATTGCATGTCGAAGACGATGCGGACATCCGCGAGATCGCCAAACTGTCACTCGAACTGTCGGGCGAATTCGAAGTGGTGCAGTGCGAAACCGGTCCCGACGCGCTGGCCAAGGTGGAAACCTACACCCCCGATATCATTCTGCTCGACATGATGATGCCCGGCATGACGGGGAAGGAAACGCTGCAATTGATGCGCAAGATGGAAAGTCTGAAGGACACGCCCGCCGTTTTCATGACCGCGCGGGCACAGGAATCCGAACTGGACGAACTGCGCGCCATCGGTGCCGCCGAGGTGATCAGCAAGCCGTTCGATCCCATGTCGTTGGGCGAGCAGATCAAGCAAGCCATGGGCTAG
- a CDS encoding cell wall metabolism sensor histidine kinase WalK has translation MRGRPLYHHPIGAALAGGALATAWYATCQSVVPQPIADWASMFGAIAVAASVPLWLSRKPQKRMTTTADPVEALKALRDEVWIIDATTRKIRFANDTALARQGRQDRHEADEAFSDWLHLDDDGLLNDAIRQISEGHADTEQCRITRGVQHFEVDLTRLRKADQPDRILIVFHDVTLSAAHEQLKADFVSTVSHELRSPLTSIKGAMGLLLSNAAGDLPKPARGLLEIAHRNAERLVLIINDILDLEKIVAGGMEFDVSPVDLSALAKEAVASSALYFERFDLQIDIVGADQPHWVNTDPNRIMQVLTNLLTNAAKFSRTGGTLELRLDTSATGTTVSVKDHGAGIPEADQHKIFQRFADMTNSDRAAKGGTGLGLSICKAIVENLGGQIGFDSVEGEGATFYFILPDTEAAQNTAPNTVSMQSVG, from the coding sequence ATGCGAGGACGACCATTATATCACCACCCGATCGGCGCAGCCTTGGCCGGCGGCGCACTCGCGACCGCGTGGTACGCGACGTGCCAGTCGGTCGTACCGCAACCTATCGCCGATTGGGCATCGATGTTTGGCGCGATCGCGGTGGCGGCATCGGTGCCGCTGTGGCTGTCCCGAAAGCCGCAGAAACGCATGACCACGACCGCGGATCCCGTTGAAGCGCTCAAAGCCTTGCGCGACGAGGTCTGGATCATTGACGCCACCACCCGGAAAATCCGCTTTGCAAATGATACCGCGCTCGCACGTCAGGGCCGACAGGATCGTCACGAAGCGGATGAGGCTTTCAGTGACTGGCTCCATCTCGACGATGACGGGCTGTTGAACGATGCCATTCGCCAGATTTCCGAAGGGCACGCCGACACGGAACAATGCCGCATCACACGGGGTGTGCAGCATTTCGAAGTTGATCTCACAAGGCTTCGCAAGGCAGACCAGCCGGACCGCATCCTGATCGTTTTCCACGACGTCACACTCAGCGCGGCGCACGAGCAGCTGAAGGCGGATTTCGTGTCCACTGTCAGTCATGAACTGCGCTCGCCCTTAACGTCGATCAAGGGCGCCATGGGGCTCTTACTGTCAAACGCGGCAGGGGATCTGCCCAAACCGGCGCGCGGGCTACTCGAAATCGCGCACCGTAATGCCGAACGGCTCGTGCTCATCATAAACGACATTCTCGATCTCGAAAAAATTGTCGCTGGCGGCATGGAATTTGATGTCTCGCCCGTCGATCTCAGCGCCCTCGCCAAGGAAGCGGTTGCATCTTCCGCGCTGTATTTTGAACGCTTCGATTTGCAGATCGATATTGTCGGTGCCGATCAACCGCATTGGGTGAACACCGATCCCAACCGCATCATGCAGGTGCTTACGAACCTGCTGACAAACGCCGCCAAATTCTCCAGGACCGGCGGCACTCTGGAGCTGCGGCTGGACACTTCGGCCACCGGCACAACCGTCAGCGTGAAGGATCATGGGGCGGGTATTCCCGAAGCGGACCAGCACAAAATATTCCAGCGCTTTGCCGACATGACCAATTCCGATCGTGCCGCCAAAGGCGGAACGGGGCTCGGGTTGAGCATTTGCAAGGCCATTGTCGAAAACCTCGGCGGCCAGATCGGCTTTGACAGCGTTGAAGGCGAAGGCGCGACATTTTACTTTATTTTACCTGACACCGAAGCTGCGCAGAATACGGCGCCAAATACAGTGTCCATGCAGTCTGTCGGCTGA
- a CDS encoding PAS domain S-box protein: MSRKLGYLLVFVCLLMSFGLFNFAREYTFLRADYEFRRITDDSIEAVENRINSYTQVLTGVAAYLGVEGNVSRQEFEEYIASLSLPIRYSGMLGIGFIEEIGRDQSSMLEARLGWEYGRDIAIHPQSDAATQFVVVRMAPTEGNETVIGLDTGFEEGRRHALETSRAIRGSILTPRLLLVQDETQQAGFLLTQPVFTRNPDAVDPVIDGDEFRGWVVAPFIGPKVLSKLTGAEGTSYEVAIYDAQGPSPDALIHYSSDDGASIVGSTAPTGTFTSTYQLNLHGRTWHIAYASTPGFDKAFSSYLPHLALLLGLTFSALLALALKYISLRSRALAEVAENRARLLDAQEDENRALLENAVSAILILDSTGRIIFSNQAAAAVFKAPVGSMIGKGFDDYVSLKPGKKDFDRHNAEGICAEGRRLLLDVETNSWSTADGAERITAIIRDVTEQIRAEREIQEMRRRYDLALDGAEIGVFDIDLTTGKSVVSDTWHKIMGTSDVAEVFDHQRHFMERVHPDDLAELLEADRKCIAGEERRSCAEYRIRFGDTWRWMYSDAVAVERSKSGKALRLVGTQADVTELRHSRNALQVSEERFRMVLREAPVGMALMDEHGHFTGVNDALVRLCGYSEETLQDGMRLGDLMHPDDLDAMTKDVRNLIAHNGAKTHAGQYRFIRRNGEECWGLVSVTWTRDENLDSNVFIAQIVDITDQKKLEQIKSEFVATVSHELRTPLTSIKGALGLLGASSGDGMPEAATRLLEIARVNADRLTVIVNDILDLEKISSGEVVFQYENVSLNDVVQASLNEMQPFAAEHKNTLDLTASDDDIVVKIDGSRTKQVLANLISNACKYSDPETAVSVRIERLGEDAIVFVQNIGPGIPESFQSKIFDAFTQADGSDTRSKGGTGLGLNITRQIVARQGGKIGFQSNPGGLTVFWFTCPLIEVDAVLPRDETPADQIANQSELRLMHLEDDKDFAEVIRAGFGPRVSIEHACSIAEAREMLRGDPFDVVLIDWSLLDGNAEVLVAQIKEHQPQAKIVTLSAQSNTKYSDDVCLAMIKSRVEIDAVVTNVWAALGLTPPARTTASRAGP, encoded by the coding sequence TTGTCACGCAAGCTGGGATATCTTCTCGTCTTCGTCTGCCTTTTGATGAGCTTCGGGCTGTTCAATTTCGCGCGCGAATATACTTTTCTACGCGCTGACTACGAATTCCGCCGCATCACGGATGACAGCATCGAGGCTGTCGAAAACCGCATTAATTCCTACACGCAGGTACTGACCGGCGTTGCCGCGTATCTCGGGGTCGAGGGCAATGTATCGCGGCAGGAGTTCGAGGAATACATCGCAAGCCTCAGCTTGCCGATCCGCTATTCCGGCATGCTCGGCATTGGCTTTATCGAAGAAATCGGGCGCGACCAGTCAAGCATGCTCGAGGCGCGGCTCGGCTGGGAATACGGGCGCGACATTGCGATCCACCCCCAAAGCGACGCAGCGACCCAGTTCGTCGTCGTACGCATGGCACCGACCGAGGGCAACGAGACGGTCATCGGTCTGGACACCGGTTTCGAGGAGGGGCGCCGCCACGCGCTCGAGACGTCCCGCGCCATCCGCGGATCAATTCTCACGCCGCGGCTTCTGCTCGTTCAGGATGAAACGCAACAGGCCGGCTTTTTGCTCACCCAACCCGTTTTCACGCGCAACCCCGATGCCGTCGATCCGGTCATTGACGGTGACGAATTCCGCGGCTGGGTCGTCGCGCCCTTCATCGGCCCGAAAGTGCTGTCAAAACTGACCGGGGCAGAGGGGACCAGCTACGAGGTCGCCATTTATGACGCCCAGGGGCCATCGCCCGATGCCCTCATCCACTACAGCTCCGATGACGGGGCCAGCATCGTGGGCAGCACGGCACCCACCGGCACGTTCACCAGCACCTACCAGCTCAATCTTCACGGGCGCACGTGGCACATCGCCTATGCCAGCACACCGGGTTTTGACAAGGCGTTCTCCAGCTATCTGCCCCATCTCGCACTCTTGCTCGGCCTGACGTTCAGCGCCCTACTGGCGCTCGCGCTCAAATATATTTCGTTGCGCAGCCGCGCGCTCGCCGAAGTTGCCGAAAACCGCGCCCGCCTGCTCGACGCACAGGAAGACGAAAACCGCGCCCTGCTCGAAAACGCGGTCTCCGCGATTCTGATACTGGACAGCACCGGCAGGATCATCTTTTCCAATCAGGCCGCCGCCGCGGTGTTCAAGGCACCTGTCGGCAGCATGATCGGCAAGGGCTTTGACGACTACGTCTCGCTCAAACCTGGCAAGAAGGATTTCGACCGCCATAACGCCGAAGGCATATGCGCCGAAGGGCGCCGCCTGCTTCTGGACGTGGAAACCAACAGCTGGTCGACCGCGGATGGCGCAGAACGCATCACCGCCATCATCCGTGACGTCACCGAACAGATCCGGGCCGAACGCGAAATACAAGAGATGCGCCGCCGCTACGATCTTGCGCTGGATGGTGCCGAAATCGGGGTTTTCGATATCGATCTGACGACCGGAAAATCGGTTGTTTCGGACACATGGCACAAGATCATGGGGACCTCCGATGTGGCCGAGGTATTCGACCATCAGCGGCACTTCATGGAGCGTGTGCATCCCGACGACCTTGCGGAACTGCTCGAAGCGGACAGGAAATGTATCGCCGGCGAGGAACGACGCAGCTGTGCGGAATACCGCATCCGTTTTGGCGACACATGGCGCTGGATGTATTCCGACGCGGTCGCGGTCGAGCGGTCCAAGAGCGGCAAGGCCCTGCGCCTCGTGGGCACACAGGCCGATGTGACCGAACTGCGCCACAGCCGGAACGCCCTTCAGGTCAGCGAAGAGCGTTTCCGCATGGTGCTGCGCGAAGCCCCTGTCGGTATGGCGCTGATGGACGAACACGGCCACTTCACCGGCGTGAACGATGCGTTGGTGCGCCTGTGCGGCTATTCCGAGGAAACGCTGCAAGACGGCATGCGTCTCGGCGATCTGATGCATCCCGACGATCTCGATGCGATGACAAAAGATGTGCGCAACCTGATCGCGCATAACGGGGCCAAAACGCATGCGGGCCAATACCGCTTTATCCGGCGCAACGGAGAGGAATGCTGGGGCCTCGTAAGTGTCACGTGGACGCGTGATGAAAACCTCGACAGCAATGTCTTCATCGCACAGATCGTGGACATCACGGACCAGAAGAAACTTGAACAGATCAAAAGCGAGTTCGTGGCCACAGTCAGCCATGAATTGCGCACACCTCTCACCTCGATCAAAGGCGCTTTGGGTCTGCTGGGTGCCAGCAGCGGCGACGGCATGCCGGAGGCCGCCACCCGTCTGCTCGAAATCGCCCGCGTGAATGCCGACCGCTTGACTGTCATCGTCAACGACATCCTCGATCTGGAAAAGATTTCGTCCGGAGAAGTGGTTTTCCAATACGAAAACGTCAGCCTCAACGATGTGGTGCAGGCCTCGCTCAACGAAATGCAGCCCTTTGCCGCGGAACATAAAAACACACTCGATCTGACCGCCTCCGACGATGATATTGTCGTCAAGATTGACGGCAGTCGCACCAAGCAGGTGCTGGCGAACCTGATTTCAAACGCCTGTAAATACTCTGATCCGGAAACGGCCGTTTCGGTGCGGATCGAACGGTTGGGCGAGGATGCGATCGTATTCGTGCAAAACATCGGACCCGGCATTCCCGAAAGCTTCCAGTCCAAGATTTTTGACGCTTTCACGCAGGCCGACGGGTCCGACACGCGCTCCAAGGGCGGCACCGGTCTGGGCCTGAATATCACCCGCCAGATCGTGGCCCGGCAGGGAGGCAAGATCGGCTTCCAAAGCAATCCCGGCGGGCTCACCGTCTTCTGGTTCACCTGCCCCCTGATCGAGGTCGACGCGGTCCTGCCGCGTGACGAGACCCCCGCCGACCAGATCGCCAACCAAAGCGAGTTGCGTCTCATGCACCTCGAGGACGACAAGGATTTCGCCGAGGTGATCCGTGCAGGGTTCGGACCGCGTGTCAGCATCGAGCATGCGTGCAGCATTGCCGAAGCCCGCGAAATGCTCCGCGGTGACCCGTTTGACGTCGTCCTGATCGATTGGAGCCTTCTGGACGGCAATGCCGAGGTGCTCGTCGCGCAAATCAAGGAACATCAGCCGCAGGCGAAAATCGTCACCCTCTCCGCACAGAGCAACACGAAATACAGCGATGATGTCTGCCTCGCGATGATCAAATCGCGGGTCGAGATCGACGCGGTCGTGACGAACGTCTGGGCGGCTTTGGGTCTGACGCCCCCCGCCCGCACCACAGCTTCCCGGGCAGGACCGTGA